Proteins found in one Streptomyces sp. NBC_00461 genomic segment:
- a CDS encoding pyridoxal phosphate-dependent aminotransferase translates to MQVIQSTKLANVCYEIRGPVLEEAMRLEAAGHRILKLNTGNPAAFGFECPPEILEDILRNVSTAHGYGDAKGLLAARRAVVMHNQTLGIETDVEHVFVGNGVSELIVMAMQGLLDDGDEVLVPSPDYPLWTAAVSLSGGTAVHYRCDEQSDWMPDLADVERKVTDRTKAIVIINPNNPTGAVYDEAMIKGLTDIARRHNLLVCSDEIYDKILYDGATHTPTAKVAPDLLTLTFNGMSKAYRVAGYRVGWMSISGPRAHADSYIEGLTILANMRLCANMPGQHGVVAALSGRQTINDLVLPGGRLKEQRDVAYELLTQIPGVTCVKPKGALYLFPRLDPKVFKIKDDRRMVLDLLRREKIMVVQGTGFNWVEPDHFRVVTLPSVGDLRDAVTRIGNFLDGYGQP, encoded by the coding sequence ATGCAGGTGATCCAGTCGACCAAGCTCGCCAACGTCTGTTACGAGATCCGGGGCCCGGTGCTCGAGGAGGCGATGCGGCTGGAAGCGGCCGGGCACCGCATTCTCAAGCTGAACACCGGCAACCCGGCGGCGTTCGGCTTCGAGTGCCCGCCCGAGATCCTGGAGGACATCCTCCGCAACGTGTCGACGGCGCACGGCTACGGCGACGCGAAGGGCCTGCTGGCCGCGCGCCGCGCGGTCGTCATGCACAACCAGACCCTCGGCATCGAGACGGACGTCGAGCACGTCTTCGTCGGCAACGGCGTCTCCGAGCTGATCGTGATGGCCATGCAGGGCCTGCTCGACGACGGCGACGAGGTCCTCGTACCGTCGCCCGACTACCCGCTGTGGACGGCCGCCGTCTCGCTCTCCGGCGGCACGGCCGTGCACTACCGCTGCGACGAGCAGTCGGACTGGATGCCCGACCTCGCGGACGTCGAGCGCAAGGTCACCGACCGCACCAAGGCGATCGTCATCATCAACCCGAACAACCCGACGGGGGCCGTGTACGACGAGGCGATGATCAAGGGGCTCACCGACATCGCCCGCCGCCACAACCTGCTGGTCTGCTCGGACGAGATCTACGACAAGATCCTCTACGACGGCGCCACGCACACCCCGACCGCGAAGGTCGCCCCGGACCTGCTGACCCTCACCTTCAACGGCATGTCGAAGGCGTACCGGGTGGCCGGCTACCGGGTCGGCTGGATGTCGATCTCCGGCCCGCGCGCGCACGCGGACTCCTACATCGAGGGCCTGACGATCCTCGCGAACATGCGCCTGTGCGCGAACATGCCGGGACAGCACGGCGTGGTCGCCGCACTGAGCGGCCGGCAGACGATCAACGACCTGGTGCTGCCGGGCGGACGACTGAAGGAGCAGCGGGACGTCGCGTACGAGCTGCTCACCCAGATCCCGGGCGTGACCTGCGTGAAGCCCAAGGGCGCGCTGTATCTCTTCCCGCGTCTCGACCCCAAGGTCTTCAAGATCAAGGACGACCGGCGGATGGTCCTGGACCTGCTGCGCCGCGAGAAGATCATGGTCGTGCAGGGGACCGGGTTCAACTGGGTGGAGCCCGACCACTTCCGGGTCGTGACCCTGCCGTCGGTCGGGGATCTGCGGGACGCGGTCACCAGGATCGGGAACTTCCTGGACGGCTACGGCCAGCCGTAG
- a CDS encoding serine/threonine-protein kinase encodes MRTPVSDPMKVGPYRIVGRLGSGGMGWVYLGRSPAGREVAVKVVRPELAAEPEFRERFAREVAAARVVSGAYTAAVVDADTEAELPWLATMYVPGPSLAEAVRTDGPLPEEQVRRLGAFLVEALQAVHAAKVVHRDLKPSNVLLASDGPRVIDFGISRVDGAPGLTRAGLVVGTPPFMSPEQMKGAPVGPPSDVFSLGGVLVYALSGRPPHGTGDSVRYQVVFGPPHLDVVPPGLRPLLSRCLAKRPEDRPGLDELLAGLVEGDGQPPSWPPPKVRRTIEVRVGELAARRASGTSVSVPSCLMLHAQALLDAGLTDEMVARAVGRDTL; translated from the coding sequence GTGCGCACACCGGTCAGCGATCCGATGAAGGTGGGGCCGTACCGCATCGTCGGGCGGCTCGGCTCCGGCGGCATGGGCTGGGTCTATCTCGGCCGTTCGCCGGCCGGGCGCGAGGTGGCGGTGAAGGTGGTGCGCCCCGAACTGGCGGCGGAGCCCGAGTTCCGTGAGCGCTTCGCCCGCGAGGTCGCGGCCGCCCGCGTCGTCAGCGGCGCCTACACGGCGGCGGTCGTCGACGCCGACACGGAGGCCGAACTGCCCTGGCTGGCCACGATGTACGTGCCCGGCCCGTCACTGGCGGAGGCGGTCCGCACGGACGGGCCGCTGCCCGAGGAACAGGTGCGCCGGCTCGGCGCGTTCCTGGTCGAGGCGCTGCAGGCCGTGCACGCGGCCAAGGTCGTGCACCGCGACCTCAAACCGTCCAACGTGCTGCTGGCCTCCGACGGCCCGCGCGTCATCGACTTCGGGATCTCCCGCGTCGACGGGGCCCCCGGCCTCACCCGGGCCGGCCTCGTCGTCGGCACCCCGCCCTTCATGTCGCCGGAGCAGATGAAGGGCGCGCCCGTCGGCCCGCCGAGCGACGTCTTCTCCCTCGGCGGGGTGCTGGTGTACGCCCTGTCGGGCCGGCCGCCGCACGGGACGGGGGATTCGGTGCGCTACCAGGTCGTGTTCGGCCCCCCGCACCTCGACGTCGTACCGCCGGGTCTGCGGCCGTTGCTCTCGCGGTGTCTGGCCAAGCGGCCCGAGGACCGGCCCGGGCTCGACGAACTGCTGGCCGGGCTGGTCGAGGGGGACGGGCAGCCGCCCTCGTGGCCCCCGCCCAAGGTGCGGCGGACGATCGAGGTCCGGGTCGGTGAACTGGCCGCCCGCCGCGCCTCCGGTACGAGCGTGTCGGTGCCCTCGTGTCTGATGCTGCACGCCCAGGCGCTGCTGGACGCCGGACTGACCGACGAGATGGTCGCCCGGGCGGTGGGCCGTGACACCCTCTGA
- a CDS encoding S1 family peptidase, which translates to MKKPLGAALFALVMAGAGAAPAVAAPVSTNGTATPAVKAVNFAGTVSLSNCSGSVIRFPNSADSDPALVMSNGHCLETGFPEPGEVITGQSSSRTFGLLNSSGSKIATLRANQVVYSTMTDTDVTIYRLTTTYAAIKSSYGISPLTLQDTHPTAGTAITVVSGYWKRTYACNIDGFVYRIKEGDWTWKDSVRYTSACQTIGGTSGSPVIDNATGKVVAVNNTGNEDGERCTENNPCEVDQSGNVTVRKGINYAEETYQIPACFGAGNKLDLSKSGCVLPKP; encoded by the coding sequence ATGAAGAAGCCTCTCGGCGCCGCGCTCTTCGCCCTGGTGATGGCCGGGGCCGGCGCGGCACCAGCGGTCGCGGCACCGGTGTCCACCAACGGCACCGCCACGCCCGCCGTCAAGGCCGTCAACTTCGCCGGCACCGTCTCGCTCAGCAACTGCTCCGGCTCCGTCATCCGCTTCCCGAACTCCGCGGACTCCGACCCGGCGCTCGTCATGTCCAACGGCCACTGCCTGGAGACCGGCTTCCCGGAGCCCGGCGAGGTCATCACCGGCCAGTCCTCCAGCCGTACCTTCGGACTGCTGAACTCCTCCGGAAGCAAGATCGCCACGCTCCGGGCCAACCAGGTCGTCTACTCGACCATGACCGACACCGACGTCACGATCTACCGGCTGACGACCACCTACGCGGCGATCAAGAGCTCGTACGGCATCAGCCCGCTCACCCTGCAGGACACCCACCCGACCGCCGGCACCGCGATCACCGTCGTCTCCGGCTACTGGAAGCGCACGTACGCCTGCAACATCGACGGCTTCGTCTACCGCATCAAGGAGGGCGACTGGACCTGGAAGGACTCGGTCCGTTACACGTCCGCCTGCCAGACCATCGGCGGCACCTCGGGCTCGCCGGTCATCGACAACGCCACCGGCAAGGTCGTCGCCGTCAACAACACCGGCAACGAGGACGGCGAGCGCTGCACCGAGAACAACCCCTGCGAGGTCGACCAGAGCGGCAACGTGACGGTCCGCAAGGGCATCAACTACGCCGAGGAGACCTACCAGATCCCGGCCTGCTTCGGCGCCGGCAACAAGCTCGACCTCAGCAAGAGCGGATGCGTCCTGCCCAAGCCGTAG
- a CDS encoding vWA domain-containing protein, protein MSSEYPPTLPAEYADIEFENNAQRLPLVLCLDTSSSMAGAPIQTLNNALVEWTRELHDDVALSYSVEVAVITFGGQAVAAWRGPSLLAPGARVSPFVPAHQFRPPQLGAAGVTLMTEALELSMHIVAARKAELRASGLQYHRPQICLVTDGLPTDAQGRRTDTWQRLVPVLADEQRARRFRLYAIGVGGITDLGEQVLRAFAPKFNATIHGFPFRELLQMMSASANAEQKGAGDEVFEKIFSQFKTQRPAWES, encoded by the coding sequence ATGTCCAGCGAATACCCGCCCACCCTGCCGGCGGAGTACGCCGACATCGAGTTCGAGAACAACGCCCAGCGCCTGCCGCTGGTGCTGTGCCTCGACACCTCCAGCTCCATGGCGGGCGCGCCGATCCAGACGCTCAACAACGCCCTCGTGGAGTGGACCCGCGAACTGCACGACGACGTCGCCCTCAGCTACAGCGTCGAGGTCGCCGTGATCACCTTCGGCGGCCAGGCCGTCGCCGCCTGGCGCGGGCCCAGCCTCCTCGCCCCGGGCGCGCGGGTGAGCCCGTTCGTACCCGCCCACCAGTTCCGGCCGCCCCAGCTGGGCGCCGCGGGCGTGACCCTGATGACGGAGGCCCTGGAACTGTCGATGCACATCGTCGCCGCCCGCAAGGCCGAACTGCGCGCCTCCGGGCTGCAGTACCACCGCCCGCAGATCTGCCTGGTCACCGACGGCCTGCCGACCGACGCCCAGGGCCGGCGCACCGACACCTGGCAGCGCCTCGTGCCCGTCCTCGCCGACGAGCAGCGGGCCCGCCGCTTCCGGCTGTACGCGATCGGCGTCGGCGGCATCACCGACCTGGGCGAGCAGGTGCTGCGCGCTTTCGCCCCGAAGTTCAACGCGACCATCCACGGCTTCCCGTTCCGGGAACTGCTGCAGATGATGTCCGCCAGCGCGAACGCCGAGCAGAAGGGCGCCGGCGACGAGGTCTTCGAGAAGATCTTCAGCCAGTTCAAGACCCAGCGCCCGGCCTGGGAGAGCTAG
- a CDS encoding SCO4983 family protein: MYEPIRTKSVHSTMAGTPSDFPHRSREEELDIQLAGHLAALLAVTDELRTLAPAEDLDIAAERLAAQVARLRGGLTPARMSAAASDGDSMVLHQRAHALAGRALVVAASRADTAAAILAAEQMDVHAAALEPRELASH; encoded by the coding sequence ATGTACGAACCGATCCGCACCAAGTCGGTGCACAGCACGATGGCCGGCACGCCCTCCGACTTTCCGCACCGGTCGCGCGAGGAGGAGCTGGACATCCAGCTCGCGGGTCATCTCGCGGCGCTCCTCGCCGTCACGGACGAGCTGCGGACCCTGGCCCCCGCCGAGGACCTGGACATCGCGGCCGAGCGGCTCGCCGCGCAGGTGGCCCGGCTGCGGGGCGGGCTGACGCCGGCCCGCATGTCCGCGGCAGCGTCCGACGGCGACTCCATGGTGCTGCACCAGCGGGCGCACGCCCTCGCCGGGCGCGCCCTGGTCGTGGCGGCCTCCCGCGCCGACACGGCGGCCGCGATCCTCGCCGCCGAGCAGATGGACGTGCACGCGGCGGCTCTGGAGCCGCGCGAACTCGCGTCCCACTGA
- a CDS encoding PP2C family serine/threonine-protein phosphatase — MGTPASDWRIHGMSVEGYRHRRDGLPCQDACAHTESGPLTVLAVADGAGSRPRSEEGSRLAVALAAEHFVRRAAAAADDPPGESVHELLLDAFHDVTKVFLDTTGPGAADFATTLTVVVLAPGWLGHLSVGDGFVVLRAGSEDGERQFHLLPQPPAVSEYSNETVFLTSPDAAHQVHTDCVSDEGVDGVLLSTDGLAQAALSRSAGGPPTPNASFVDAVFRSLDAPGPLTDSAQENLAALLRSDRLTALNADDKTLLRAVRRARS; from the coding sequence ATGGGCACGCCCGCCTCCGACTGGCGCATCCACGGCATGAGCGTCGAGGGCTACCGGCACCGCCGCGACGGCCTCCCCTGCCAGGACGCGTGCGCCCACACCGAGTCGGGACCGCTCACCGTCCTGGCCGTCGCGGACGGCGCCGGCAGCCGCCCGCGCTCCGAGGAGGGCTCGCGGCTCGCGGTCGCACTGGCCGCCGAACACTTCGTACGGCGGGCCGCGGCGGCCGCGGACGACCCGCCGGGCGAGAGCGTGCACGAGCTGCTCCTGGACGCGTTCCACGACGTCACCAAGGTGTTCCTCGACACCACGGGGCCGGGCGCCGCGGACTTCGCGACCACCCTCACCGTCGTGGTCCTCGCGCCCGGCTGGCTGGGCCACCTCAGCGTCGGCGACGGCTTCGTCGTACTGCGCGCCGGCAGCGAGGACGGTGAACGGCAGTTCCATCTGCTGCCGCAGCCGCCCGCCGTCAGCGAGTACAGCAACGAGACCGTCTTCCTCACCTCGCCCGACGCGGCCCACCAGGTGCACACCGACTGCGTGAGCGACGAGGGCGTCGACGGCGTGCTGCTGTCCACCGACGGACTGGCGCAGGCCGCGCTCTCCCGGTCCGCCGGCGGACCGCCCACCCCGAACGCCTCCTTCGTGGACGCCGTCTTCCGCTCCCTCGACGCCCCCGGACCCCTCACCGACAGCGCGCAGGAGAACCTGGCCGCGCTGCTCAGGTCGGACCGGCTGACCGCGCTGAACGCGGACGACAAGACGCTCCTGCGGGCCGTGCGCAGGGCACGGTCATGA